A single window of Alosa alosa isolate M-15738 ecotype Scorff River chromosome 11, AALO_Geno_1.1, whole genome shotgun sequence DNA harbors:
- the LOC125303766 gene encoding nuclear factor 7, brain-like: protein MEMKSQIMMRFLRCHICSETLVDPVSLNCNHSFCKSCLIQYLNQAECRNCAVCKRELPKETPGINISLKELADAFAGRPQLDKTKKQDVVCGKHPKKPTWFCVDEGVTWCEECQHPLQHAGHQLKRVKEAVEKVKTKLHSSLELMEAQLDDCIYADDVYKDMVKHMASQRAATERRIQEEFEQLHQWLREEEEARLTTVREEEEEKRKLIDRELDIIQGQMLALENSIHQVENDLKQDNLSFLKDYKRTISRAQCLLQDPQLLSGALIDEAKHLGNLKYRVSKKLQEKVQYTPLLLDPNTAAGWVALSEDLTSVRYMTPKKDLPDNPERFMEHAIVLGSEGFTSGKHSWEVHVGDRVKWVIGVARETVDRKEDCYLKPQYGLWAIWKHGEEYHVTGKTLSVQSAPKRISVELDYERGHVSFYDSSDMSLLFRYKDRFKEKMFPYFNTQVDMSESPLQLCPIKECHAEISNI, encoded by the exons ATGGAAATGAAGTCGCAAATTATGATGCGCTTTCTGCGTTGTCACATTTGCTCCGAAACTTTAGTGGACCCAGTGTCTTTAAACTGCAATCATAGCTTTTGCAAGAGCTGCCTTATTCAGTACTTGAACCAAGCCGAGTGCCGAAACTGCGCGGTGTGCAAGAGGGAACTTCCCAAGGAAACTCCAGGAATCAACATCTCTCTCAAAGAACTTGCAGATGCTTTTGCAGGAAGACCACAACTTGATAAAACCAAAAAACAAGATGTCGTGTGCGGTAAACATCCAAAGAAACCAACGTGGTTCTGCGTGGACGAGGGCGTTACATGGTGTGAGGAGTGTCAACATCCACTTCAGCACGCTGGTCATCAGCTGAAACGTGTGAAAGAGGCGGTGGAGAAAGTAAAG ACTAAATTGCACTCCAGCCTTGAGCTTATGGAGGCACAGCTTGACGACTGTATCTACGCAGATGACGTTTACAAGGACATGGTGAAACATATGGCG AGCCAGAGGGCTGCCACTGAGAGAAGGATACAAGAGGAGTTTGAGCAGCTTCATCAGTggctgagagaggaagaggaggccagACTCACAACAgtcagggaggaagaggaggagaagaggaagctgATTGATCGAGAGCTGGACATCATTCAGGGCCAGATGTTGGCTCTAGAGAATTCTATTCATCAAGTCGAAAATGACTTAAAACAGGACAATCTGTCATTTCTGAAA GATTATAAACGCACAATAAGCAG AGCCCAATGCCTTCTGCAGGACCCTCAGCTGCTCTCAGGTGCGCTGATAGACGAAGCCAAACACCTGGGCAACCTCAAGTACAGAGTCAGCAAGAAGTTGCAGGAGAAAGTgcagtaca CTCCTCTGCTTTTGGACCCCAACACAGCCGCAGGCTGGGTGGCCTTGTCCGAAGACCTGACCAGTGTCAGATACATGACACCCAAGAAGGATCTGCCTGACAACCCGGAGCGCTTCATGGAACATGCCATTGTCCTGGGTTCCGAGGGCTTCACCTCAGGCAAGCACAGCTGGGAGGTGCATGTTGGGGACAGGGTCAAGTGGGTTATCGGCGTTGCCCGGGAGACAGTCGACAGGAAGGAGGACTGCTACCTCAAGCCCCAGTATGGGCTCTGGGCCATCTGGAAGCATGGGGAGGAGTACCATGTGACGGGAAAGACGCTTTCGGTGCAGAGCGCCCCCAAGAGGATTAGCGTGGAGCTAGACTACGAGAGGGGCCACGTGTCGTTTTACGACTCCAGCGACATGTCCCTCCTATTCCGATACAAAGACAGGTTCAAGGAGAAAATGTTTCCTTATTTTAATACACAGGTGGACATGAGTGAGTCACCCTTACAGCTGTGTCCAATCAAGGAGTGCCATGCAGAAATCAGCAACATTTAA
- the LOC125302842 gene encoding E3 ubiquitin-protein ligase TRIM35-like: MAGDSEVLEYFLSCQICSSTFTDPVSLECNHSFCKMCLCAFWDQDDNRRCPVCERSASSDMPQVNLTLKGLADVFAGRIQENGNAETKQEVLCRVHMVKPTWFCISEDKLVCEGCESITAHAGHKLKLLQEIVEDLKQTITLDLIPLKKQAQESKDVEDTYVHMEKHLTTQRARVEKKIKEEFEQLHQFLREEEEARLTAVREEAERKMMIIERELKIIRGQIHAQTKAICRVEVDLKQDNASFYQDYSRTKARVQCKLQDPYVFSGAMLDVAEHLGNLKFNVGKKIVETMDYYPVILDPNTADGWLSVSEDMTTVTEIRTKQDVPDNPERFTKYIYVLGSEGYDSGEHCWEVQVGDRDRWSLGVANESIERKEETFLEPKFGFWTIWMDEFKCTVGGIHIELEKRPERIRIQLDYGKGLLSFYDADDMTHIHTYKPTFTEKIYPFFSTETDESTTGIQISPFKMSLIATP; this comes from the exons ATGGCAGGTGACTCAGAGGTTCTGGAGTATTTTCTTTCGTGCCAAATCTGCTCCTCCACCTTCACTGACCCTGTGTCCCTGGAATGCAATCACAGCTTTTgtaagatgtgtttgtgtgcgttctGGGACCAGGACGACAACAGAAGATGCCCAGTCTGTGAACGGTCGGCCTCCAGTGACATGCCACAGGTCAATTTGACCTTGAAGGGCCTCGCGGATGTATTTGCTGGGAGGATTCAAGAAAACGGCAATGCGGAGACGAAGCAGGAAGTGTTGTGCCGTGTGCACATGGTGAAACCGACGTGGTTTTGCATAAGTGAGGACAAACTGGTTTGTGAGGGGTGTGAGAGCATCACTGCCCACGCGGGACACAAGCTCAAGCTTCTTCAAGAGATTGTAGAGGATTTGAAG CAAACTATTACTCTGGACCTGATCCCATTGAAGAAGCAGGCGCAAGAAAGCAAAGATGTTGAGGACACGTATGTGCATATGGAAAAGCACTTGACG ACCCAGCGTGCACGGGTTGAGAAGAAGATCAAGGAAGAGTTTGAGCAGCTTCATCAGTtcctgagagaggaagaggaggccagGCTGACTGCAGTGAGGGAGGAGGCCGAGAGGAAGATGATGATCATTGAAAGAGAGCTGAAGATCATCCGGGGACAGATCCATGCTCAGACAAAGGCTATCTGCCGTGTGGAAGTTGACCTGAAACAAGATAACGCGTCATTTTATCAG GACTACAGTCGTACCAAGGCAAG AGTCCAGTGCAAACTGCAGGACCCATATGTGTTCTCTGGGGCTATGCTAGATGTCGCCGAACACCTGGGAAACCTCAAGTTCAACGTCGGGAAGAAGATTGTAGAGACGATGGATTACT ACCCGGTGATCCTTGACCCCAACACAGCAGATGGCTGGCTCAGTGTGTCTGAGGACATGACAACAGTGACGGAGATAAGAACCAAACAGGATGTTCCAGACAACCCAGAGCGCTTCACAAAGTACATCTACGTACTGGGCTCGGAGGGCTACGACTCAGGCGAACACTGCTGGGAAGTGCAGGTGGGGGACAGAGACCGCTGGAGTCTGGGTGTGGCCAACGAGTCCATCGAAAGGAAGGAGGAGACGTTCCTGGAGCCAAAGTTTGGATTCTGGACAATCTGGATGGATGAGTTTAAGTGCACTGTAGGCGGCATACACATTGAGCTGGAGAAGAGACCGGAAAGGATCAGAATCCAACTGGATTATGGGAAAGGACTGCTGTCCTTCTACGACGCCGATGACatgacacatattcacacatacaaacccacTTTCACAGAGAAGATCTACCCATTCTTTAGCACAGAGACAGATGAAAGTACGACAGGCATCCAGATAAGCCCATTCAAAATGTCCTTGATTGCAACCCCATAG
- the LOC125303672 gene encoding E3 ubiquitin-protein ligase TRIM35-like, producing the protein MPAPKDTPEVNVTLKNLADTFAGRIQGDSNSETNEEGLCCVHPLKPTMICMTDREVICTECESVKEHIEKVIRLKDMAADTRQSISLNLIKMKQQLEDCNDVEDTYMIMRKHTMVQHDEVEKKIKEEFLQLHRFLREEEEARLAAVKEEAERNQMTIERELKIVRGQIHALTEAIQCSQKDLIKDDVTIFQDSSRIKARARNTLMGPNVVSGAVMDIAGHLGNLKFKVWKKMMETVEYYPVILDPNTADGWLSVSEDMTSVTEIRNKQIVPDNPERFTRYIYVLGSEGYDSGQHCWEVEVGDRDRWSLGVAYKSIERKEETFLEPKFGFWTLWMTEDNYTVGAVPCFPDNKPKKVRIELDCDKGHLSFYDVTDDMPMTLIHTFFHAFTETLYPFFSTETDDSKIGIQVIPFNLSWVATPSHKTENKEKTEIKT; encoded by the exons ATGCCAGCTCCCAAAGACACACCGGAGGTCAATGTGACCCTGAAGAACCTCGCTGACACGTTCGCTGGGAGGATTCAAGGCGACAGTAATTCAGAGACAAATGAGGAAGGTCTCTGTTGTGTACACCCTTTGAAACCGACGATGATCTGCATGACTGACAGAGAGGTGATATGTACGGAATGTGAGAGTGTCAAGGAGCACATTGAAAAGGTCATTCGTCTGAAAGACATGGCAGCAGATACAAGG CAATCGATTTCTCTGAACTTGATTAAAATGAAACAACAACTAGAAGACTGTAACGACGTTGAGGACACCTACATGATCATGAGAAAGCATACAATG GTCCAGCATGATGAGGTTGAGAAAAAGATCAAGGAAGAGTTTCTGCAGCTTCATCGGTtcctgagagaggaagaggaggccagGCTGGCTGCAGTGAAGGAGGAGGCCGAGAGGAACCAGATGACCATTGAAAGAGAGCTGAAGATCGTTCGGGGACAGATACATGCTCTGACAGAGGCCATCCAGTGCTCACAAAAGGACTTGATAAAAGACGATGTGACAATTTTCCAG GATAGCAGTCGGATAAAGGCAAG AGCCCGTAACACACTGATGGGCCCGAACGTGGTCTCTGGGGCAGTGATGGACATCGCCGGACACCTTGGCAACCTAAAGTTCAAAGTCTGGAAGAAGATGATGGAGACGGTGGAATATT ACCCGGTGATCCTTGACCCCAACACAGCAGATGGCTGGCTCAGTGTGTCTGAAGACATGACCAGTGTGACGGAGataagaaacaaacaaatagtgCCGGACAACCCAGAGCGCTTCACAAGATACATCTACGTACTGGGCTCGGAGGGCTACGACTCAGGCCAACACTgctgggaggtggaggtgggggacaGAGACCGCTGGAGTCTGGGTGTAGCCTACAAGTCTATTGAAAGGAAGGAGGAGACGTTCCTGGAACCAAAGTTTGGATTTTGGACCCTCTGGATGACTGAAGACAATTACACTGTAGGAGCTGTGCCGTGCTTTCCAGACAATAAACCCAAGAAGGTCCGAATCGAACTGGACTGTGACAAAGGACATCTGTCCTTCTACGATGTCACAGATGACATGCCCATGACCCTTATTCACACATTCTTTCATGCGTTCACTGAGACGCTCTACCCATTCTTTAGTACAGAGACAGACGACAGTAAGATAGGCATCCAGGTTATCCCATTCAACCTGTCCTGGGTCGCAACCCCCAGtcataaaactgaaaataaagaaaaaactgaaataaagacataa